The following proteins are co-located in the Microbacterium sp. SORGH_AS_0888 genome:
- a CDS encoding LCP family protein, translated as MSRRPVSRRVFIRRRIVVGVLAVVVAAVVVAGIGVVVTLSNLNGIHRSDIAMPAASPGVPQDTGEVNILVMGLDSRVDENGDPYPQDIYDAIHAEDSSVGGYNTNVLIYIHIPAGGGKAVGISIPRDDYVDYANSPDGVSKGKIKEDYGRTFQASYDTLTAQGTDEKTAYQQARDDAREAEIQTVSQFLGGVRIDHFVEVTMAAFYRVAQAVQPITVCLNHATADTYSGADFAAGVQQIDASQAMAFVRQRRDTQYDDVSLTDLDRTRRQQAFMVSLALKLKDAQTFTNFGTLQTLVDTAKQYVALDQGFDLLSLASDAQRLAGGDITFQTLPVESFGTVDGESVNIVDTDKIQQIVHDLLSPPASTAAPTTTPTDAGSPAPTEASTPSTAPTQQSYSDSEQPMASGSLPCVN; from the coding sequence GTGTCTCGCCGTCCCGTCTCCCGCCGTGTCTTCATCCGGCGCCGTATCGTCGTGGGCGTCCTCGCCGTGGTCGTGGCGGCGGTCGTCGTCGCCGGCATCGGAGTCGTCGTCACGCTGTCGAACCTCAACGGCATCCATCGCTCCGACATCGCGATGCCCGCGGCGAGCCCCGGCGTCCCCCAGGACACGGGAGAGGTGAACATCCTGGTGATGGGGCTCGACAGCCGGGTGGACGAGAACGGCGACCCCTACCCGCAGGACATCTACGATGCGATCCACGCCGAGGACTCCTCGGTCGGCGGCTACAACACCAACGTGCTGATCTACATCCACATCCCCGCGGGCGGCGGGAAGGCCGTCGGCATCTCGATTCCGCGCGACGACTACGTCGACTACGCCAACTCGCCCGACGGCGTGTCCAAGGGGAAGATCAAAGAGGACTACGGACGCACGTTCCAGGCGTCCTACGACACCCTGACGGCCCAGGGCACGGACGAGAAGACCGCGTACCAGCAGGCGCGCGACGACGCCCGCGAGGCCGAGATCCAGACCGTCTCGCAGTTCCTGGGCGGGGTGCGCATCGACCACTTCGTCGAGGTGACGATGGCCGCGTTCTACCGCGTCGCGCAAGCCGTGCAGCCGATCACGGTGTGCCTGAACCACGCGACCGCCGACACGTACTCGGGTGCGGACTTCGCCGCCGGCGTGCAGCAGATCGACGCCTCGCAGGCCATGGCCTTCGTGCGGCAGCGACGTGACACGCAGTACGACGACGTGTCGCTCACCGACCTCGACCGCACACGTCGCCAGCAGGCGTTCATGGTGTCGCTCGCGCTCAAGCTGAAGGATGCGCAGACCTTCACGAACTTCGGCACGCTGCAGACGCTGGTCGACACGGCCAAGCAGTACGTCGCGCTGGACCAGGGCTTCGACCTGCTGAGCCTCGCCAGCGATGCGCAGCGCCTCGCCGGCGGCGACATCACGTTCCAGACCCTGCCGGTCGAGAGCTTCGGCACCGTCGACGGCGAGAGCGTCAACATCGTGGACACCGACAAGATCCAGCAGATCGTGCACGACCTGCTGAGCCCGCCGGCCTCGACGGCGGCGCCGACCACGACACCCACGGATGCCGGCTCCCCCGCCCCGACGGAGGCGTCGACGCCGAGCACCGCGCCGACGCAGCAGAGCTACAGCGACTCCGAGCAGCCGATGGCCTCCGGCTCGCTGCCCTGCGTCAACTGA
- a CDS encoding LuxR C-terminal-related transcriptional regulator: protein MVVSVGTQSTSQLVSRAVSDLARRTRFPIAFGGLAEAGEIHVSSIVGARSHSIEGLVVRAERGLGGRAFVEGRPRLALDYRTARGITHDYDRAILGEGIATLFAVPVVAGGRTRGVLYCGSWSQAGLDASVAQPALRVAEELATELRIRDEVDRRVAMATPRTEQGLPAATREELRESYASLRSIAADVADPALRARIAAVEERIASLTAEPAERAATADVRLSPRELDVLSHAAMGATNAEISEALGLRETTVKSYLATAMAKFDASTRHAAVTAARRAGLLP from the coding sequence ATCGTGGTCAGCGTCGGAACGCAGAGCACCTCGCAGCTCGTCTCACGCGCTGTGAGCGATCTGGCACGCCGGACCCGGTTCCCGATCGCCTTCGGCGGTCTGGCCGAAGCGGGCGAGATCCACGTGTCCTCGATCGTCGGCGCACGCAGCCACAGCATCGAAGGGCTCGTCGTGCGCGCCGAACGCGGACTCGGCGGGCGGGCGTTCGTCGAGGGCCGCCCGCGCCTCGCCCTGGACTACCGCACGGCCCGCGGCATCACCCACGACTACGACCGGGCGATCCTCGGCGAAGGGATCGCGACGCTGTTCGCGGTGCCGGTGGTCGCGGGCGGCCGCACACGGGGTGTGCTGTACTGCGGGTCGTGGTCCCAGGCCGGGCTCGACGCATCCGTCGCCCAGCCGGCGCTGCGGGTGGCCGAGGAGCTCGCGACGGAGCTCCGCATCCGCGACGAGGTCGATCGGCGCGTCGCGATGGCGACCCCGCGCACCGAGCAGGGGCTGCCCGCAGCGACCCGGGAGGAGCTCCGCGAGAGCTATGCGAGCCTGCGGTCGATCGCGGCGGATGTCGCGGACCCGGCGCTGCGCGCCCGCATCGCCGCGGTCGAGGAGCGCATCGCGTCGCTGACCGCAGAGCCTGCCGAGCGCGCGGCCACAGCCGACGTGAGGCTCTCGCCCCGCGAGCTCGACGTGCTCTCGCACGCGGCGATGGGCGCCACGAACGCGGAGATCTCCGAGGCGCTGGGACTGCGCGAGACGACGGTCAAGTCCTACCTGGCGACGGCCATGGCGAAGTTCGACGCGTCCACGCGTCACGCCGCCGTCACCGCCGCCCGCCGCGCCGGTCTCCTCCCCTGA
- a CDS encoding methylated-DNA--[protein]-cysteine S-methyltransferase: protein MTGFTRAALQAVRTIPYGQTASYAEVAALAGSPGAHRAVGSACAKTPFSIVVPAHRVVRADGSIGEYGGHPEVKRYLLDLEAGAQPGV, encoded by the coding sequence GTGACCGGCTTCACCCGCGCGGCGCTGCAGGCGGTGCGGACGATCCCGTACGGGCAGACGGCGAGCTACGCCGAGGTCGCGGCGCTCGCCGGGAGCCCCGGCGCGCACCGCGCCGTCGGCTCGGCGTGCGCGAAGACGCCGTTCTCGATCGTCGTGCCCGCGCACCGCGTCGTGCGCGCCGACGGCTCGATCGGCGAGTACGGCGGCCACCCCGAGGTGAAGCGATACCTCCTCGACCTCGAGGCGGGGGCGCAGCCCGGCGTGTAG
- a CDS encoding AAA family ATPase, which yields MAGADEAGADVRPSDLSVADPGVEVGHIADAERSRIRAQAALLGGRSTLLTYDDTPERGIDINKAHPGSLPQFLTGRSTLLSNLYRDEVALRTARIAAERITAKNVELRTARGLESVHLAVGMASWKIGGQPYTAPVLLRPLGIRRHHTDFELKLHGGFAVNPELLRALGSHFGISLDSQALAALAYDGNVFKPQPVIDHLRALTTHIATFTVVPRLVVSNFVDVGSGMARDTQDLDRPFLNALAGHPDDRERVSIRPALPLVTSPDDRTPAADTLLLDADEEQEAVLARIAAGHSLAVHTLPGTGGTQTVINAIGALVASGKRVLVTSARRSTLDGIRHRLAGIGLDALAVSPRRLRRDLIRAIGRNERATAPAVSDIDDALVRLRTVLRDYRGALTVPHPALGTTALEVVSRLTELATRSPAPSTTARFDVATLEVLRDSRPAAAKRLVDAARLGEFRFGPDDSPWYGVAFDTTDAARAAHALAGRLNGQDVPSLLERGYELIAQTRMRPFRTIDELGEYVRLLQGIRETLDKFSPSVFERPLVELIQAHAPKRDAPNMSSANRRRLKNLSREYVRPGVHVGDMYESLVRIHQQRADWQRLVELGVIPEVPVGLADVHVAWQRVHAQLGELDAILRRPESARLSALPIPHLVRTLAALAAESSYFENLVERTALRAELAALGLESLLTELSVRHVPESQVAAELEFAWWQSALEHLLRTDRALLGANTAVLDRLERDFRLVDEAHAAASGPLLAHQLATRWRIGIVDHPHESDALKNALRAGVESPEGLLRAAPTLMSVLAPVWIASPYEVPDIPDAPAFDVVLVADAGALCLAEAAPALRRARQVVLFGDPVTQRPTPFAVTAGVASDRDEFDEPFDSVSVFERASELLDVATLTRSYRAGGEDLAELVNDAFYGGELVSLPWAGSYLGRGSLSVDYVEGGTGTPDPVTGAVESPDAELARVVSLVVEHATGRPTESLMVVTASRRHAERVRAAVGEAFAGRSDVAEFVSRDTAEPFAVLTLEESVAESRDRVIFSLGFGLTKHGRVLSDFGDLSGPDGERLLTVGMTRARRSMVIVSSIRPTAFEDGRLENGAATLMSILGGVAARGRDSHLEDLSDPLTRVLARELRRLGVTVELNYRGLLPLVAKHEGKAIVVESDPETRGESLRESLRLRPQILRRLGWHYLRVHAFDLYSDPAAVAARAAAMLGVEGVAGAAEVTTQPLDV from the coding sequence GTGGCCGGTGCAGACGAGGCGGGAGCAGATGTGCGCCCGAGCGATCTGAGCGTGGCCGATCCCGGCGTGGAGGTCGGCCATATCGCGGATGCGGAGCGCAGCCGCATCCGCGCGCAGGCCGCGCTGCTGGGGGGTCGCTCGACCCTTCTCACCTACGACGACACGCCCGAGCGCGGCATCGACATCAACAAAGCCCACCCCGGCAGCCTGCCGCAATTCCTCACCGGCCGCTCGACGCTGCTCTCCAACCTCTACCGCGACGAGGTCGCTCTGCGCACCGCGCGGATCGCCGCGGAGCGGATCACCGCGAAGAACGTCGAGCTGCGCACCGCCCGCGGCCTGGAGTCCGTCCATCTCGCCGTGGGCATGGCCTCCTGGAAGATCGGCGGCCAGCCCTACACCGCGCCGGTGCTGCTGCGCCCGCTCGGGATCCGTCGCCACCACACCGACTTCGAGCTGAAGCTGCACGGCGGCTTCGCGGTCAACCCCGAGCTGCTGCGCGCGCTCGGCTCGCACTTCGGCATCAGCCTCGACAGCCAGGCGCTCGCGGCCCTCGCCTACGACGGCAACGTCTTCAAGCCGCAGCCGGTCATCGACCACCTCCGCGCGCTCACGACCCACATCGCCACCTTCACGGTCGTGCCCCGCCTCGTCGTGTCGAACTTCGTCGACGTCGGCTCGGGCATGGCCCGCGACACGCAGGACCTCGACCGGCCGTTCCTCAACGCCCTCGCCGGGCACCCCGACGACCGCGAACGCGTCTCGATCCGCCCGGCGCTGCCGCTCGTGACCAGCCCCGACGACCGCACTCCCGCGGCCGACACGCTGCTGCTCGACGCCGACGAGGAGCAGGAGGCCGTGCTCGCGCGGATCGCGGCCGGCCACTCGCTCGCCGTGCACACCCTGCCCGGCACCGGGGGCACGCAGACCGTCATCAACGCGATCGGGGCCCTCGTCGCGAGCGGCAAGCGCGTGCTCGTCACGAGCGCCCGCCGATCGACGCTGGACGGCATCCGCCACCGCCTCGCCGGGATCGGGCTCGACGCGCTCGCGGTCTCGCCGCGCCGGCTGCGCAGAGACCTCATCCGCGCCATCGGCCGCAACGAGAGGGCGACCGCGCCAGCCGTGTCCGACATCGACGACGCGCTCGTACGCCTGCGCACGGTGCTGCGCGACTACCGCGGGGCGTTGACCGTGCCGCATCCGGCGCTCGGGACGACGGCGCTCGAGGTCGTGAGCCGGCTCACCGAGCTCGCGACCCGCAGCCCCGCACCGTCCACGACCGCACGGTTCGACGTCGCGACCCTCGAGGTGCTGCGTGACAGCCGGCCGGCCGCGGCGAAGCGTCTGGTGGATGCCGCCCGGCTGGGGGAGTTCCGCTTCGGGCCGGACGACTCGCCCTGGTACGGCGTCGCCTTCGACACGACCGATGCCGCTCGCGCCGCGCACGCCCTTGCGGGGCGGCTGAACGGGCAGGACGTGCCGAGCCTTCTCGAGCGCGGGTACGAGCTCATCGCGCAGACGCGGATGCGGCCGTTCCGCACGATCGACGAGCTCGGCGAGTATGTGCGGCTCCTGCAGGGGATCCGGGAGACGCTCGACAAGTTCAGCCCCAGCGTGTTCGAACGCCCGCTCGTCGAGCTCATCCAGGCCCACGCCCCCAAGCGCGATGCGCCGAACATGTCCTCGGCGAACCGTCGCCGACTCAAGAACCTCTCTCGCGAGTACGTGCGTCCCGGCGTCCACGTCGGCGACATGTACGAGTCGCTCGTGCGCATCCACCAGCAGCGCGCCGACTGGCAGCGACTGGTCGAGCTGGGCGTCATCCCCGAGGTCCCGGTCGGGCTCGCCGACGTGCACGTCGCCTGGCAGCGCGTGCACGCGCAGCTCGGAGAGCTCGATGCGATCCTCCGCCGGCCCGAGAGCGCGCGGCTGTCGGCCCTGCCGATCCCGCACCTCGTGCGCACCCTGGCCGCCCTCGCCGCCGAGTCGTCCTACTTCGAGAACCTCGTCGAGCGCACCGCTCTGCGTGCCGAGCTCGCGGCCCTGGGGCTCGAGTCGCTGCTCACCGAGCTGTCGGTCCGGCACGTGCCCGAGTCGCAGGTCGCCGCCGAGCTCGAGTTCGCCTGGTGGCAGTCGGCGCTCGAGCACCTGCTGCGCACGGACCGCGCCCTCCTCGGCGCCAACACGGCGGTCCTCGACCGTCTCGAGCGCGACTTCCGGCTGGTCGACGAGGCGCATGCCGCCGCATCCGGACCCCTGCTCGCGCACCAGCTCGCCACCCGCTGGCGCATCGGCATCGTCGACCACCCGCACGAGTCCGACGCCCTCAAGAACGCGCTTCGCGCCGGTGTCGAGAGCCCGGAGGGGCTCCTGCGGGCGGCGCCTACGCTCATGAGCGTGCTGGCACCCGTCTGGATCGCCTCGCCCTATGAGGTTCCCGACATCCCCGATGCGCCCGCCTTCGACGTCGTGCTGGTGGCGGATGCGGGCGCTCTCTGCCTCGCAGAGGCCGCCCCCGCGCTCCGCCGGGCGCGACAGGTGGTGCTGTTCGGCGACCCGGTCACGCAGCGCCCCACCCCCTTCGCGGTGACCGCGGGCGTCGCCTCCGACCGCGACGAGTTCGACGAGCCCTTCGACTCGGTGAGCGTGTTCGAGCGCGCGAGCGAGCTGCTCGACGTCGCGACCCTGACCCGCAGCTATCGCGCCGGCGGCGAGGACCTCGCCGAGCTCGTGAACGACGCCTTCTATGGCGGCGAGCTCGTGTCGCTGCCCTGGGCCGGCTCCTACCTCGGGCGCGGCAGCCTCAGCGTCGACTACGTCGAGGGCGGCACGGGCACCCCCGACCCGGTCACCGGCGCCGTCGAGAGCCCGGACGCCGAGCTCGCCCGCGTGGTCTCGCTCGTCGTCGAGCACGCAACCGGGCGCCCCACCGAGTCGCTCATGGTCGTCACGGCGAGCCGTCGCCACGCCGAGCGTGTCCGAGCCGCGGTCGGCGAGGCCTTCGCGGGCCGGTCGGATGTCGCCGAGTTCGTCTCGCGGGACACGGCCGAGCCGTTCGCGGTTCTCACGCTCGAGGAGTCGGTCGCCGAGAGCCGCGATCGTGTCATCTTCTCGCTCGGTTTCGGGCTCACCAAGCACGGGCGCGTCCTGAGCGACTTCGGCGACCTGTCGGGGCCCGACGGAGAGCGCCTGCTCACGGTCGGCATGACCAGGGCGCGGCGCTCCATGGTGATCGTCTCCTCCATCCGGCCGACGGCGTTCGAGGACGGACGCCTGGAGAACGGCGCGGCGACTCTGATGTCGATCCTCGGCGGCGTGGCGGCCCGTGGGCGCGACTCGCACCTGGAGGACCTGTCCGATCCGCTGACCCGTGTGCTCGCGCGTGAGCTGCGGCGCCTGGGCGTGACGGTCGAGCTGAACTACCGCGGTCTGCTGCCGCTCGTCGCCAAGCACGAGGGCAAGGCGATCGTGGTCGAGAGCGATCCCGAGACGCGAGGGGAGTCGCTGCGCGAGTCGCTGCGACTGCGGCCGCAGATCCTGCGGCGCCTGGGCTGGCACTATCTGCGGGTGCACGCCTTCGACCTCTACAGCGATCCCGCCGCGGTGGCCGCTCGTGCGGCGGCGATGCTCGGCGTCGAGGGGGTCGCGGGCGCAGCAGAGGTCACCACACAGCCGCTCGATGTCTGA
- the mscL gene encoding large conductance mechanosensitive channel protein MscL — protein sequence MIKGFKEFIMRGNVIDLAVAVVIGAAFTAIVNAAVSSIITPLISVFWKADAAGVPGIPVPDLYGGTVIFPIGELISAIISFLAVAAVVYFVFVYPMNTWKERQARRAGVKEPEDAKLPTEQELLIQIRDLLEKQQTPPRA from the coding sequence ATGATCAAGGGCTTCAAAGAATTCATCATGCGCGGCAACGTCATCGACCTTGCCGTCGCCGTCGTCATCGGCGCAGCGTTCACGGCGATCGTGAACGCTGCCGTCTCGAGCATCATCACGCCGCTCATCTCGGTCTTCTGGAAGGCGGACGCCGCAGGGGTTCCGGGGATCCCGGTGCCGGATCTGTACGGCGGGACCGTGATCTTCCCGATCGGCGAGCTGATCAGCGCGATCATCAGCTTCCTCGCGGTCGCCGCCGTCGTGTACTTCGTGTTCGTCTACCCGATGAACACCTGGAAGGAGCGCCAGGCCCGTCGCGCCGGTGTGAAGGAGCCTGAGGACGCCAAGCTCCCCACCGAGCAGGAGCTCCTCATCCAGATCCGCGACCTCCTCGAGAAGCAGCAGACCCCGCCGCGCGCCTGA
- a CDS encoding FmdB family zinc ribbon protein has protein sequence MPTYAYACKQCQHRFDAVQSFSDPALTVCPECGGELRKQYGSIGVTFNGSGFYRTDSRSGSTTGSTGGAAASSGGDSSSSSTSSKSESTSTSAPAAS, from the coding sequence ATGCCCACCTACGCCTATGCCTGCAAGCAGTGCCAGCACCGTTTCGACGCCGTGCAGTCCTTCTCCGACCCGGCCCTGACCGTGTGTCCGGAGTGCGGCGGCGAGTTGCGCAAGCAGTACGGCTCGATCGGTGTCACCTTCAACGGTTCCGGCTTCTATCGCACCGACTCGCGATCGGGGTCGACCACCGGCTCGACCGGCGGCGCCGCGGCGTCAAGCGGTGGCGATTCCTCATCGTCTTCGACATCATCGAAGTCTGAGTCGACGAGCACGTCCGCGCCCGCCGCATCCTGA
- a CDS encoding 5-formyltetrahydrofolate cyclo-ligase, whose translation MSDPVDHAKRALRADLRERRRAMSERAREAAAAGVTQQLNALVESLEARSVSCYLSTGAEPDTREFVRGAVARGIRVLLPVTRVDGLLDWAVATADDELTEGLLGLPEPTGDLLGPIAVNDVDLMIIPAAAVDRTGMRLGWGRGYFDKTIGSMERCPPVYAVVFESEVLDDVPAEPHDQPVTGVVTPTHTTRLAPATR comes from the coding sequence CGCGCCGACCTGCGCGAGCGCCGCCGAGCGATGTCGGAGCGAGCGCGGGAGGCCGCGGCAGCCGGTGTGACGCAGCAGCTCAACGCCCTCGTCGAGTCCCTCGAGGCACGATCCGTGTCGTGCTACCTCTCGACCGGCGCCGAGCCGGACACCCGCGAGTTCGTCCGCGGCGCCGTCGCCCGCGGCATCCGGGTGCTGCTGCCCGTGACCCGCGTGGACGGGCTCCTCGACTGGGCCGTCGCGACCGCCGACGACGAGCTCACGGAGGGCCTGCTCGGCCTGCCCGAGCCGACCGGCGACCTGCTGGGACCCATCGCCGTGAACGACGTCGACCTCATGATCATCCCCGCCGCCGCCGTCGACCGCACCGGCATGCGGCTCGGCTGGGGCCGCGGCTACTTCGACAAGACGATCGGGTCGATGGAGCGCTGCCCCCCGGTCTACGCCGTCGTGTTCGAGTCCGAGGTCCTCGACGACGTGCCCGCAGAACCCCACGACCAGCCGGTGACCGGCGTCGTGACCCCCACCCATACGACGCGCCTCGCGCCCGCGACGCGCTGA